A genomic region of Phragmites australis chromosome 2, lpPhrAust1.1, whole genome shotgun sequence contains the following coding sequences:
- the LOC133898608 gene encoding protein indeterminate-domain 7-like, which produces MMLKDLAAIQQQQLAADENMSNLTSASGDQTSVSSQPLPPPAKKKRSLPGNPDPAAEVIALSPQTLMATNRYICEVCGKGFKRDQNLQLHRRGHNLPWKLKQRNPKEVVRKKVYVCPEPGCVHHDPARALGDLTGIKKHFSRKHGEKKWKCDRCAKRYAVHSDWKAHSKVCGTREYRCDCGTLFSRRDSFITHRAFCDALAEESARAVTAAAAVAGQNPGMLFSHSGGGGSAGLQLPAVLDPSLPLGGHGLSLQEICLKKEQQQFAPSWLTAQQQLELAGAGNSAVFGSGRLDQEYIGSSTPESTLQPAGLSFGFSASAAGTASAHMSATALLQKAAQMGATLSRPSNQGQMASTHSTSTINAATANSAAAPTANVNSTGAGPGSGLGFVASHFGADEGARTDRDAGNGGNAVGAGGGNDGLTRDFLGLRAFSHGGILSMAGFDPCMSSGTSAAYEQGHQSSKQWHG; this is translated from the exons ATGATGCTGAAGGATCTGGCAGCaattcagcagcagcagctggccGCCGACGAGAACATGTCGAACCTGACCTCCGCCTCCGGCGACCAGACCAGCGTCTCCTCCcaacccctccctcctcccgccAAGAAGAAGCGCAGCCTCCCGGGGAATCCAG ACCCTGCTGCGGAGGTGATCGCGCTGTCGCCGCAAACGCTGATGGCGACGAACCGGTACATCTGCGAGGTGTGCGGCAAGGGGTTCAAGCGCGACCAGAACCTGCAGCTGCACCGGCGTGGGCACAACCTGCCGTGGAAGCTCAAGCAGCGCAACCCCAAGGAGGTGGTGCGCAAGAAGGTGTACGTGTGCCCGGAGCCCGGTTGCGTGCACCACGACCCGGCGCGCGCGCTCGGCGACCTCACCGGCATCAAGAAGCACTTCAGCCGCAAGCATGGCGAGAAGAAGTGGAAGTGCGACAGGTGCGCTAAGCGCTACGCGGTCCACTCCGACTGGAAGGCGCACTCCAAGGTCTGCGGCACGCGCGAGTACCGATGCGACTGCGGCACCCTCTTCTCAAG GAGGGACAGCTTCATCACGCACAGGGCGTTCTGCGACGCGCTCGCGGAGGAGAGCGCGAGGGCGGTgaccgcggcggcggcagtggcggGACAGAACCCGGGGATGCTCTTCTCGCACTCCGGGGGCGGGGGCAGCGCGGGATTGCAGCTGCCGGCTGTGCTGGACCCGTCGCTGCCGCTGGGCGGGCACGGACTGTCGCTGCAAGAAATATGCCTCAagaaggagcagcagcagtTCGCGCCGTCGTGGCTCACGGCGCAGCAGCAGTTGGAGCTAGCCGGCGCGGGCAATTCGGCCGTGTTCGGCTCGGGGAGGCTGGACCAGGAGTACATCGGAAGCTCGACGCCGGAGAGCACCTTGCAGCCGGCGGGCCTGAGCTTCGGGTTCTCAGCGTCCGCCGCTGGCACGGCCTCGGCGCACATGTCAGCAACCGCGCTCTTGCAGAAAGCTGCACAGATGGGTGCAACTCTGAGCCGACCGTCGAACCAGGGCCAGATGGCGAGCACTCACAGCACCAGCACTATCAATGCTGCCACTGCCAACTCAGCAGCTGCTCCTACTGCCAACGTGAATAGCACCGGCGCAGGCCCAGGCTCTGGCCTCGGCTTCGTGGCATCTCACTTTGGAGCGGACGAGGGGGCAAGGACTGATCGCGACGCTGGCAACGGCGGCAATGCCGTCGGCGCGGGTGGCGGCAATGACGGCCTCACCAGGGACTTCTTGGGGCTGCGGGCGTTCTCCCACGGCGGCATACTCAGCATGGCCGGGTTCGATCCCTGCATGTCGTCGGGCACGTCGGCGGCGTACGAGCAAGGGCACCAGAGCAGCAAGCAGTGGCATGGCTAG